GCATCAGCAATCTTTTTTGCCGCTTGTCTGCCGCTTTATCATTTGCGTCGCACGAGACTTTTGCGTCGCCGGGCCGCTCATAAAAGGAAACTATAGGGAGGTCGTCTGCTTTATCACACAACTTGTGCCAGACACCAAAAAGCGAGCAATCGGAACAAGTGCATCCATTTTTGGATTCTCGTTGCGCATAGCGCAATTTTCTTTATGTAATTTCTGGCTGAAAGAAAATGCATTCCAATGAAGTGAAATTGATAAtgagccccccccccccaattCTCCATTACTCCCCGATTGTTTGGGTGGGAATACAATTTGATGCTGAACTTGGGGGACTTCCCAATGAGGGTTCGCTTACAGTCATTTTCTGCATGGTGTTTCTGGGGGAAATTGATATTTGTGGCAGGGATTATGATGGTGGAATAATCATCATTTGTGGCATTAAGTATTCATAAGTTTGGGAAACCCATTTGAAATctaaaattgatttatttttgcGAATAAAAGGGAGTACAAAGGCTGAACCTTAACGGTAGAGTCGATTTTTAACGAAGTCTAAAATTTATAAATTATGAACAAAAATAATGCAAAATAATTTGTAATTTTTAAACAAATATATCCTTATTTGGTAAGACGTCCTATATTTTGGACAGCAAATACGATAAATAATATCTTCAGAATTGTGGATGACAAAGAAATTCTCTTTCTTGGGCTTTACCTTCAGATCATGCCCTACTCCTACCATCGTAGGCATGACTTACTCGTACTCTGATTTCACGCTCACAGCAAAACTCTGAGACACTCGCTCTATtcacactcactcactcactcactcactcactcactcactcactcacatACTCCGGCACACAGCATCCCACTCGATTTTTGACTCGTGGATGTTGCACTCGACTCGCAACGAACGAGCTTTCAGTCGAGACGGGATGCGGGCTCGAGTTCGAGCGCCCGTTGGGGGTGGGGTTGGCTGCAGAGGCTGCAAACAACTTTGGGTGGAAATGTTTTTAAGGATTGCCTCTCTGCCACCAAACACTCAGTTGGCGGCGGACTTCTCAACCAAACGCGTGGTGTCAGTGCGAACAGTTAGCGCGATTCGTGTGTCAAGAGGGGGAATATATATAGAAGGGAAAACGACAAACCGAAGACCCACAAAGAACGTGTGAAATGTAAGCCATCGAAAGTGTGCCAAGTGTGTGATTtaaaccaaataaaccaaaaGATGGAAAGAAGCGATGAATAAACAAATTGCGTGAAAACATTAAAGGCTAATCAGACTGTGTGCAGCCCCACGTCTTTCCGAGCGAGCCAAGATTCGTTTTATCTTTGACAAAATGCCAGCAGCATAGCACGAGAGTGTCCTTTGGGCCCACGTGGCGGGGGAAAGCTCCCAAGGAAGTCTCTGTttcgttttctgttttctgttgtcCCTCACGCCGTCTGGGACGAGTCTTATCCGCCAAGTCAATCGGTGACTGGACAGACAGGCACTTACCATTTATCATTCAGTTGAACATTAAATGAGTTTCCTCAATTTCCTCGCCCGCAAAAGTTATGTTGTGGTCTGAAATGTCATATTTACAACTTGTATATTTCGTCCGTCCTGtcctccgactccgactccgtcTCCTGCCACCATCCTGTCCGTCCTGTCTGTCTGCGGTCTTCAGTCCGTTATGAACTTGAAAGTGTTCTCCTTGGGGGCTCCACTTTTTGTTTGCGGAAATTATGCAATCAATTTGTGCAAGTTGGCTGAACCTCTCGAATATGTCACGGCAATTGATGTGTCCGCTTCTATGATGGAAACGGAAAAACCCTCCCTCAGGAGGGGAGTTCTTGCTTCTCTTCCTGGAAATGAGTGATAATCCCGAATCTAATACAAATCTAATACTCATCGCTTAATCTTCTCCCCCCCCAAAAAACTACCGAAAGTCCTCGCAAAAGTCGCGAAATCATTCGCCGTTGACCAAACAAAATGGGACACATTTGGTGTTTGCTCTTCGTGACCAGTTTGCTGCATCAACAGAGCCACAGTTTTGGCGCTGTAGTTATTGAAAATGGTAAATAGAATAGTTTCtattatttaaattttgtttgtGGCTCGAGAGCATTGTACCATTATTGTATTATTGTAGCGGATATAATTATTAACATTTCAGTTGCTTAAGACTGCAAAATCTAAAAAAAATTGTGTAATAAAATCCGTAAAAAGAAAAACTATTGAATGATGTCAATGGTTTATGGTAATGATTTAAGAAAGGGCATAACAGTGTTTTTTACTTGATTCGTACCACAAATATAGTTTGAATCTATGATGCTGGCAGTATTTTAATATCATAGCTAATTTATTCTTTATGGTTTATATTTCTTTGAGCTGTTTTATGACTTGTTTTTATGAGTTTTGAAAATATGTGCACTATATTTcgatatttttaatattaatCAATTAGAAATTCATTAAAAACTATTCTGTAGAGTTTGTAGTAGTTCTCTAATTGAACTTCAAATACTTCCTTCACTTCTCACTTGCCCTTCTTTAACATTTCATCAAGGACTGCATTCTGAAAGGGCTTTTACTTCCTTTTCAAGTACTGTGCCGACTGTCAAGTCCCTATATCATCTTCGTAGCATCCATCCCTCTCGAAGCAAACTCTAAGCACAAAAGAATCCTCGGTTGAACAAGTTTCGGTTGGAAGTTTCGTCTACAACTTTTAACTATTATCGGGTCGGAAAGTTTTCGACACCTTTTAACTTAAATTAAACATGCCAGAATCCCAATCATCTGGATTTACAAAAATCTTCCCTGCAGTCTATCTGTGCTGCACTTCTGTCTGTGGCAGCGTCCCAGCTACCAGCAAGCGATGCAACAGAATATTTTTGCCAGTGCCGCTTAACATTTGCATACAAATTGCCAGGACGGAAGGAGAGCGAGGGGCATATACTCGGTACACGGGAAACATCACCAGCCAAAGGCCAAAGTTTTTTAATCAACTGAAAAGCCGTTTAAACTTAgttaaaaatataaattatGCTGCAAAATACTGCATGACAGTGTGGAATTTTCatactttttttttggtatacTGGGAGTACTGCATAAATGCAATCAATGAAACTTTTCCATGATACAAAAAGCGCTGTAATTTGGTTTTTAATTGCTGAGACTGAGGCGACATACATCCACGACACAGACTCCCCCAATTTGTCCGCCGGGAGCACAATTCTCTCCAAAAATAATGTCACATATTAGCAGACCGgacaaaaaacacaaaaaagcaGCAAAATATAAAATCGAATCGACAATCATTGAACCAAATGTGGAGGAACAAAAAAATGTTTCTCCTCTGCTTTTCCTTTTATttcgttttattttatattattttatttcattttcgcTTGTTTGGGTCACACATGTGGCCAATTTTTTATTGTTCACTGAATTGTCGGTGGgcgggggtgggggtattTATATTTGCTTTTTTTGTTGATGTTCCttcgttttttattttaacAAATATTGGCTAACATCAAAGTTTTGTTTTGGCGCAAGTTTTCCTATACAATGCCCACGTCCGTATAGCAAGCGGGTGGCGGTGATGCTGTCCATCCATAAAAACTTTAGAAAAGTAATCATATAAAATGTTATTGATATGGCAAGTATTGCGCCTGCCCGCCTGCCTGCCCGGCATAAAAATTGATTAAAATGTATACGTActcgtatatacatatattggCCTTTCCATTTGGCGCTTTGGCCATGATTTGCATAATCAAGAGAGCCGTTTCCACAGGCCACAAGGCATGCTCCGATCACTTACCACCAAAATGGTGGAAATTTCCTTTTATAGAGGCAGTAAACAGTAAAATCCCTGACACAAAACCGCCTCGGGAATTTGTGCAAAGCGGCTAGAGCACAAGCAGTGCCCGGGAAAGTTGTTACCAAAAATTTAATACAAATAAATTTCCTAATTGGCTCCAAAGAGTAGTTTCCAGGCAACGGCGAAAAGTATGCAATGGGATTGCGTCCAAAAATCGTGTGGGAAACATAAGAGATTCCATAGCAACAAGTCAGCGCTTGCCAAAATCCTGCTTGTAATCCCATTACACACAAAAGAGGTACAGATATACGcatatatgtatctgtgtgGCTAAAAAATGACACATTTTTTGGTTGCCCCATGGAGTGGCATTGAAAAAGCCATTGGGGGAACGCATGCAGCGCTCCTTTTTGATACAGGGTGCTAGCGGGTTAGAAGGGAGAGTGGGTTCCTGGTACGAGTACTCTTTAATATTAAATCATAGAAGGAAAAGCGGTATCCTTTAGTCGTTTTTTCGAGCATATGGCTCTTCcttttttgttggcttttaTTTGGATATGTTTTCTTTTCTCAGCACGTGCTCAAGTGCGTGTAAATAAATGTGTATATATACCATACATAGATGTGGGCGGTGGGTGTTGTCATAATCACAAACACCCATGCACACATTTGGCAGAAGGCCCGCTGTTTCCTTTTGTGTGTTAGCTTTTGTTTCTGATACGGGCTCCAAGCCAGACAGCCCCTTTCAATGCTCGATTTAACACACTTTTCGTTGCTCTTTCCAGAGGCCACCTGCTCCGCGGACCAATTCCGTTGCACGAATGGCAATTGCATACCGAATAAATGGCGCTGCGACCAGGAGAACGACTGTGCCGATGGATCCGATGAGGCCACAGCACTGTGCAGTAAGTAGCCATAAATCCCACCAGCGAATCCCAGCGCGATTCGCGATTCGCGTGGTGCGAAAAAGACCGTCTAACCATCGAATCGATTGTACTTATTATTGTATGTGTGTTTAGTGAATGCCTGTCCCAACAACGAGTTCAAATGCCAGACAGTCGAACAGTGCATTCCGCGCGGCTGGCTCTGTGACGGCAACAGCGATTGCCGCGACAAGTCCGATGAGGCGCACTGCAGTAAGCGAATCAGTATTCttctatatatatgtgtacATGTCTATTGCCCCCCCTCTTTCATACTGTATGTGTAATCGCTTTCACTAACCAACTTGCCGCATAACTCATACGCACTCTTAATGGAGTGGCGTTTGCATAATTCTCGCAACAATGTCCTCTACTCGTGCCTCATCCTTAGAGGTTTAATCAAGTCATTGAGAGTGAGAGTTTCCCGTGTGTACGCATGTATATAGTACCTACATATATGTTTATGTAAGTGTATGCTCAAACATTCCCTGCTTATGTGTGCGGGTGTGCATTGTGTACTCATTCATGAAGCCCTTGACAACAACAAGTATACGACGCGTGTGCCCTGGCGCTCGCGTTGACTCTGGCTGCCGCCTGGCAATGGCGCATAAAATTCACTTAATCCACGAACACACAGCAGCACACAAGTGCACATCCAGCACAGGAACACAACTTTGGCCCCCATGGCCCTTCTGCTCTCACGGCTTAAAGGAAAACTATAAACGGTAGGGGTAGGATAGTGTAGAAGGAGATGCTATTCCTCCCCATCAATGATTCCCAGGACTGTTGGAATAGCTTTAGCAACAGCTACGGCTTTaattattttgaatgcatttGCATACCTACAGGGAAATAAGGGAAAGATTTAGATGGAGTACTGATGgaataataatgataatcgAATGGTATAGAGGGAAAACATTCACAGACAAGTTTTGGCTCTCAATCTCGTATATCTTTCTCTACATATTTCCGTTCTCCTTGAATGCCACAATTGCATCACCATAGAGGCACGCACCTGTTCGCCGGATGAATACGCCTGCAAGAACGGCGAGGGGCAGTGTGTCCCTTTGGCCTGGATGTGTGACCAAAGCAAGGACTGCAGCGATGGCTCCGATGAGCACAACTGCAGTAAGGATAATCTCTCTTCTTTGAACATGTGCCAATCATTTGGCATTTTGGTTTTCTCTGATTTGGAAAGATTAAATAAAATTTCTTTATGTTAGATTTTAGTTTATTTgagagaaaaagattatatttattcaatatttatttactttCCCTTGCATTCTGCACGTGACTTTAACAACTTTTAACTTTATTTCAACCTGCAATCCTCCCATACTAACCCCGTCTTTTCCATCTTTACCCTCAAAACTTAACTCTATTCTCATACTTTTCTCATAAACCATAAACTTCATTCCTGACTATCGACTCCAGCACACTTCATTTGCCTCTTGGCTTGTCTGTCATTTGTTGCAACTCCTTTTTGCCTTCAAACATTTTTGCTGAAATTTTGTGAATTCCTTagaccaaacctgccgctccGACGAGTTCACCTGCGGCAATGGGCGGTGCATCCAGAAGCGATGGGTATGCGATCACGACGACGACTGCGGCGATGGTTCCGACGAGCGGGAATGTCCGGTGGTGCCCTGCGATGCTGTGGCCGAGCACACGTGCACCAATGGGGCATGCATCGCCAAGCGGTGGGTGTGCGACGGGGATCCGGACTGCTCGGATGCCTCCGATGAGCGGGTGAGTGAATAATACTTTCCCATAAATTTACATTTCGTGCGCTGCCACAAAAAAGTTCCTCCCCCGTGCCTTTCATGGGTTTTTCTGCCACATTCCGCCcggttttttttctgtggaTGGGATGGGATTGTAAGCCACATAAATTACGACCAAGTTGGGCATAACTCAGGGACCAAAGCAGCTTTGGCAGCTTTTGTTGTCAACGCATGGCACGCATAAAATTGCATTTTTGCATGACTCGTTTGGGCGGCAGCTTAGACCCAGGACGGGGGAACAGGACCAATCAGGACTCAAGCTGGGACATCATTTTGTGTGCAACGAAAAGTTTCCCCAAACTTGCCCCCAAGGAAACCGAAACCACAAACAAAACTTTGCCCTAACTCTGTCTCTTCGTCTCCTGCCCCTTAGTCCTGCGCCAATGTGACCAAGACGACAACCCCCTGCCTGGCCCACGAGTACCAGTGCAAGGATCGCATCACCTGCTTGCACCACAGCTGGCTCTGCGACGGCGACCGGGACTGCCCCGATGGCGACGACGAGCACACGGCCAACTGCAAGAACGTGACCTGTCGCCCGGACCAGTTCCAGTGCggggatcgcagctgcatcgcCGGACACCTCACCTGCAATGGCGACAAGGATTGTGCCGACGGCAGCGACGAGAAGGACTGCAGCCTGAGCTTGGGCACCACGAAGGGCGCCTGCAATGCCACGAACGAATTCAACTGCGGTGGGGGTCAGTGCATCGCCCTGAGCAGGGTCTGTGACAAGCGGAAGGACTGCCCCGACGGCGAGGACGAGCCGGCTGGCAAGTGCGGCGTGAATGAATGCGCCTCCAAGAACGGGGGCTGCATGCACCACTGTGTGGACCTGGCTGTGGGTCATCGATGCGAGTGCCACGAGGGATACAAATTATCCGGGGATAAGCGGACCTGTGTGGACATCGACGAGTGCGAGAACCCGGGCACCTGCTCCCAGCTGTGCATCAACGAGATCGGAGGATTCAAGTGCGAATGCGAGGCGGGATACATGCGGGACCCGCGCAACCACACGCGTTGCAAGGCTGGCGAGGGCCACgcctctctgctgctggcgcgGCGTCACGATATCCGAAAGATCGCCCTGGACCACATGGAGATGACGTCGATCGTGAACAGCACCAAGTCGGCCACGGCCCTGGACTTTGTGTTCCGCACGGGGATGATCTTCTGGAGCGATGTGACGACGCAGAGCATCTACAAGGCGCCCATCGACGAGGGCAACGAGAAGACCGTGGTGCTGAAGCAGTCTTCGGTGACCTCCGACGGACTGGCAGTGGACTGGATCTACAACCACGTGTACTACACGGACACGCACAAGTGCACCATCGAGCTGACCAACTTCGACGGCAACATGGGCAAGGTGCTCATCGAGGACGCGCTGGACATACCGCGCTCCATCGCCCTCGACCCCATCGAGGGCTGGATGTACTGGTCCGACTGGGGCGCCTCTCCGCGCATCGAGCGCGCCGGCATGGACGGCTCCCACCGCACCACCATCATCAGCTACGACGTCAAGTGGCCCAACGGCATCACCCTGGACCTGGTGCGCAAGCGCATCTACTGGGTGGACGGCAAGCTGAACGTCATCTCGTCGGCCAACTACGATGGCTCCCAGCGGCGCCAGATCCTCTACTCTACCGAGTACCTGCGGCATCCATTCTCCATCTCCACCTTCGAGGACTACATCTACTGGACCGACTGGGACAAGCAGACCGTCTTCAAGGCCAACAAGTTCACGGGCGAGGGCGTGGAGCCCATCACAGCGGTTCACATGGTATGCGCCATCTATCTATCGTTCCCCCCCAGCTCCCCTTCATCACCCTATTATCCTCCACAGTTACAACATCCCATGGTGATCCATGTGTACCATCCGTATCGACAGCCCGATGGCATCAACCACTGCCAGTCCGTGAATGGCCACTGCTCCCACCTCTGCCTGCCCGCCCCAAGGATCAACGAGCGCAGTCCGCGCATCTCTTGCGCCTGCCCCACGGGCCTCAAGCTGATGGCCGACGGCCTCATGTGTGTCGAGGATCGTAAGTAGACCAGGCGCTCCCTGCATTGCCTTGGATTTTGACTATCTGCATGCTAATGgattaactttttattttatgcCTACTAACCCGATCCCCAATCCTAACCGCAACGCGATCTGACTTGCATGATTTGCTCCTGCATGGCAGCCCTTTATGTGGTCGTTACCAAGCCCCCACGAGCCCTAAAAACCAAACCGAAAACGAAAACTTCGGCACGGCGATTGCCACCGAGGTTTACTGACAGACAGGCGACGGATGTGCGAATCGAGGTTAACGATGAGCTCAGGCTAAGCACCAAGCTTCCACCTGCGGGGCACGGAATACCCGGTATGCCTGGCAACTCTATGTGTGCTCTGTATGTGTGTCCCGTCCCCCATTCTGTGGCATCTCTTCAATATGTGTCCATCTTTGTACATTTGTGTCTTTTGTCTTCATAACGAAAGTACGGTAGCATaccatttttggttttttcaatTCAAATTAATCATGGAAACCTAGAACGGATACTCTGTTTCGGGTTTTTCCACCTTTCATCCGAAATGGTTTCAAAATTGTCTGTAAATTTCGCTTTTTATGTTTGtctgttttgtgttttgttgtgtGAAATTAGTAATCATATAAAAGGAGCAATCTTAGCAACTGTCCTGTGGAAATTGTTGGAATATCTGGCAACTCTATTTAGTGTTGGTTAATTGTCTGTGGAATTGCCTCGTACATCTGAAACTCTCTTGGTTTTGCTTACAAAAATTAGTCTTTCTTTCCAAATGTATTCTCGTAATCCCAAAATCGTTTCACTTCCTCTTGCCTTCCCCGCATATGCTCTTTCAGCTTCATATTCAAATATTCACTCCAGGCAAATTTGGGAAATATATCCATCTTTATGTGACTATCCCTCAACCATCTATGTTCGTTCCAGTTGAAAATTCGAAATAACGCAGAGGAAAACTTCATCAGAAATGTTGTCACAGGAAATTTTGATTAATTTGCCTCAAAGGGAGAGGAAACTTTGATAGTGTTATGGGTTGACATCCCTGTTACTTCCTCTCAATTTATAAGTTCAACATCTCTCTCTCAGTCCGTCAGTCAGTGGCCCTCTTCTCCTCTCTCACTGGTTATGTCTCTTTGACGGTTTATAAACACTTTCGTGAGATTCAGATTTATTGCAAGCGTATTAATCAAAATGCTACCCAGCAGTCGCACTCAAAATCTCTTTCTGGCCAGGAAACGCACCCGCTCCCCCGTCTCGGGGTGCAACCAACTACATTTGCTTTGTCATGGCCCACATTAATCATCAtcagagggagagagcaacCCCCCCATCCTTGACAGTTTCATAAACGCCATCCGAGAAGAGGGCCGCTTGCATCGGAGCACAGCCCTCACCGCAAGTAGGCAGCCAATGGGCCAACGATGCAATTGAAACCTGCAACAGAGAACCCCGTCATAAGCCCAGCATCCAATCACCCACCCCACCTACCGAACCACCGACCACCACCAGACACCACACAATACCTAACCGCAAAGTATGAGGTTAATATTGGTGGATGGGTGTAGGGTGGTGAGGTCTGGGCCTTAAAGAGAACTTCAACTTAATGTTGATAACTTTTACTGTTTCGACTTGATTTAAGCGCGGCTAGGGCTAGAAGCTGCCTCCTGCTCCGTCCGAATGGCTGACAAAATCCCATTAAATGCGTCGCGTTAACGATGTCATTACGCTGCTGTCTTTCTCTCCATTCCCTGGCattggcactgccactgccattgccatttccattcccattctcggtctcggtctcaATCTAAATCGGTCTCAGCCTCATCCCGCCCCATAAAAGTTTGCGCCATCAAAGGCGCGAGAGCGTTTAAGTGTTTATTTGCGCCTAAATGCGCACTTTGAACGATTTGATTGAAAATTCTTTTGGATCTCTGAGAGGGAGACTTGGCCCGAAAGCCGCTTGGATTTTGATGTTGATTCCCTCTTTCATTCTGCTCTTTTATTGCAATGATTTCCGTTTTCCTTTAGCTCTTATCCAttccctttttcttttttgtttatcATTGCCGAAGGTGAAGGGGCATTTAAGCCTTGTCATTGTGGTGGGTTGGTGCAAAGCCGCTGAAATAATATAGTACGGCACTATATAATAGCACATATGTATCTTCCAAAAATGTACAAAATAAAACGTACCTATAATTTACCTACTCTTAAAGCTTCTTGATATGTTTATGTTTTCGGTTTATGGCTTCAttttctctgtttattttcttacaatttataattaaaaattcaaaCATCTGCATCCACAGTTGCCGACCAGCGTCCAGTGaaaaaccaaacacaaatcGAAAAGACCACAGCTCCCAGTCCGCAACCGGATTCGGGCTTCATAGCGCTGGTGGTCATCGCCAGTCTCAGTGGCTTTGCAGTCCTGCTATCAGTGGTAAGTCCAGGCGGAAAGAGTCCTTGATGGAGGGACTTTTAATGGCAATTTTTGGTGCATTGACAGCTCCTGCTCATTGGCTATCGCTACTGCAGCAAGCGACGCATCAACTCGATGAACTTTGAGAATCCTATTTACCGAAAGACCACGACCACAGAGGATCATTTCAGTTTGCGAAAGAATTTGCCAGCGCGCATCTACGATCATACCAGTGTCATGGATGAGGAGGTACGTGCTATCCTTTAATTTTGTTCTACTACAACATAGATCTAAAAATATAGAATTGTTATTCCTATTTCAAAATTATTccttttttaatttgtttatttttatcTATTCCTTATAGTACTCACCCGTTATAGGCATATCCTCGTATTAGAACGGAGAATGATAGATTTTTCCTTcgtttggttggtttttaAGATACGACCAAAGCAGACACGAGAATAAGTAGCGGACCCGCAGAAGACACACGCCTGAAGACTGAGCAACTCTGTGTATTGTGtaaattaattattttaaCATTTTAAGGCACGGCAAGGACACGGCGGGTCACTTGGAGGGAGGCGTATCCTAAGAGGATGCTGTACAGAAATACTACGTCGCAGAGTTCTATCACAAGagcaaaacacacacacacacacagtctaAATAAAACACAAATTGAGATGTTTAATAAGAAATCTAATTGATAATTATAAATTACATAAATAGTTCCAAACTGTATATAGCTGTAAGTGTGCATTATTTTTAAAAGAAGCAAACCAATTAATAttactatatatataaatatatatatacatatgacGATTGTGGTCGTAGTGATCATGATCTAGTACTATTAGAGCGCGTTGAGAAATTATATTTCTGTGTGTTCGATGAGCAGAATCGTTTTATTATCACTATTATTACTATTTACGTATTAACCTTTTGTTAACTGTATTTGTTAAGTGTACATACagaatacatatatatgtatatgtttccCCCACTAAAAGATACAAGATGATACATAATAAACTCAGACATACTTATGTGTAGTATAAAATTGGTGTTTCTCTTTTCGCGGAGGGGTTTATCTTTCAGCTGAGGCTTCTGGGGAATATTGTAGGTTCTGATTTATCCAAATCAGTGAATTTCCACTAAAAGACTTACCGAGAAAAAGGATTTCATTAGGATCTATTTGAGATCTTTATGGACTACTATGTGAACGATCTCTATACAAATAAGAACAAATATCTTGAGCACAAAGTTGAACCAAACAAATGAACTTGAGGTAGGTCAGACCTCAGACCATAGAACTACGATATTGACAATTAAATTTATACTAAATTCTTACTTAACATCCAATCAATTAGTGGCTATATCAAGGCCCCGTGGACGCGGGTCTCTGACCTACGCCAACAAAAAATTTATTCTTATAATTTTACAAATTGCCCATCGCGGTAATTGACTAGACCGACAAATTGAGTAGTAGAACACACCTCAAAGCGTAACATACAAATTTTTCACCCA
This region of Drosophila miranda strain MSH22 chromosome 2, D.miranda_PacBio2.1, whole genome shotgun sequence genomic DNA includes:
- the LOC108155972 gene encoding very low-density lipoprotein receptor isoform X6, which gives rise to MLQSDLRVLKSLLIVFLWALSCCQGQALEAKCDEKQFQCRNGDCIPIRFVCDGDADCKDHSDEQVTECKFLEATCSADQFRCTNGNCIPNKWRCDQENDCADGSDEATALCKARTCSPDEYACKNGEGQCVPLAWMCDQSKDCSDGSDEHNCNQTCRSDEFTCGNGRCIQKRWVCDHDDDCGDGSDERECPVVPCDAVAEHTCTNGACIAKRWVCDGDPDCSDASDERSCANVTKTTTPCLAHEYQCKDRITCLHHSWLCDGDRDCPDGDDEHTANCKNVTCRPDQFQCGDRSCIAGHLTCNGDKDCADGSDEKDCSLSLGTTKGACNATNEFNCGGGQCIALSRVCDKRKDCPDGEDEPAGKCGVNECASKNGGCMHHCVDLAVGHRCECHEGYKLSGDKRTCVDIDECENPGTCSQLCINEIGGFKCECEAGYMRDPRNHTRCKAGEGHASLLLARRHDIRKIALDHMEMTSIVNSTKSATALDFVFRTGMIFWSDVTTQSIYKAPIDEGNEKTVVLKQSSVTSDGLAVDWIYNHVYYTDTHKCTIELTNFDGNMGKVLIEDALDIPRSIALDPIEGWMYWSDWGASPRIERAGMDGSHRTTIISYDVKWPNGITLDLVRKRIYWVDGKLNVISSANYDGSQRRQILYSTEYLRHPFSISTFEDYIYWTDWDKQTVFKANKFTGEGVEPITAVHMLQHPMVIHVYHPYRQPDGINHCQSVNGHCSHLCLPAPRINERSPRISCACPTGLKLMADGLMCVEDPLYVVVTKPPRALKTKPKTKTSARRLPPRFTDRQATDVRIEVNDELRLSTKLPPAGHGIPVADQRPVKNQTQIEKTTAPSPQPDSGFIALVVIASLSGFAVLLSVLLLIGYRYCSKRRINSMNFENPIYRKTTTTEDHFSLRKNLPARIYDHTSVMDEEYSPVIGISSY